In Myxococcales bacterium, the DNA window AATGGCTCGTCCCCTTTCCAAAATGATTCGGGATGTGGCATCGCCCAGATCATCCGGTGAACCGAAAAATTCGACCGACAGTCGAACTAGAGGAAAGTTATATCTTGACAACCACTTGTCCTTTCCGAGAAGGGATGCGGTGAAGACGAGATGGCCAAGGGCCTCCTAAGGGATGCGGTGAAGACGAGTCGGCTTAGAACCTTTGCCTCAGGTTGTCATGAGCATCAGGGCCAGCAGGCCGGAGACGGTGATGGTCAGCAACAACAGCCACAATTCGCCGGCGGAAAATTCCGGTTTTTCCGGCGCGTAGACGGTTTGGGTCATGGGGTGATCAATCCTTCGTTTTTCACCCGAGCGGCTTCCAGCTCTTGATGCAGGCGCTTGATCAGGTTGGCGGCCTGTTCGTTGTTGAAATTCTCGTGGTGCAGGATGTCGCCCAACTGGGTCAGGCCGGTCTCGACGCGGCTCATCACCTCGATGTCTTCCCGCGTCCGTTGCCGCATGGCTGCCTGGGTGCTGTTGAAAACATTGGCCAGGTTTTGAAACTCGTCCTTCTCGCGCAGATGCAGATCGCGCGTATAGTTTCCTTCGCGCAGCCAGTTGAGGTGGCGGTTGAACGCGTAGATCGGGCCGACCACCCGGTGGGAGAAGCGGATGCCGTACCAGACGGTGAGAATGACGAAGACCAGGACGACCATCACCATGGCGACGAGCGCGCCGTTCAGGTCGGCCTTGCCGGCAGGCGTGGCGGTGGCCTCGCTGCCGCTGCCGAGCACCAGGATCAGGATGCCGGCGATGCCCAGCGAAACGATGAACACGATCAAGAGCGCCACGTACTTGCTTTGAAAGCCCTTGTCGATGAAGTAGTGCCGCCGCCGGTTGTCGGTTGATGGAGCCATGCGAATCCTCCTGATCGTCGTCGCCGGCCGCGCGTTATTGCGACAGCGCGGCGTTGAAGTGTTCGAGATCCCGGCGCAGTTCCTCGTCGCCGGCCAGCAATTGCGCCAGCGCCGCGACGCAGGCGTCGTCGAAGGTTTTGCCGGCCTGGTCGTAGAAGTACTTCATGACTTCCTTCTCGTCGTGGGCCTTGCGGTAGGCGCGGTTGGCCAGCATGGCGACGAAGGCGTCGGCGAGGGCGAGCACGCGCGCCTCGAATTCGATGTCGTCGCCGCGCAACCCTTCCGGGTACCCGCTGCCGTCGAGCCGTTCGTGATGCTGGTAGAGCAGGCTCGAAATGTCCCACGGGTAGATGACCGGTTCGACGATCTGCGCGCCGATTTTCACGTGCTCGCGCAGGGCGCTCAGTTCTTCCGCGGACAGTTCCTCTTCCTTGACGAGAATCGCGCCCGGCACGCCGATCTTGCCGATGTCCAGCAAGGTCGCCGCGATGCGGATGCGTTCGCGCTCGTCGTCGGATAGGCCCAACTGCCGGGCCACGGACACCGCCACCTTGGCGACCATCGCCGAGTGGCCCACCGTATAGGGATCCTTTGCCTCGATGGCGCGCACCAGGGCCTGGATCGTTGCCAAGTAGGCCAGTTTCAAGCGGATTTCGGTCGTCGCCAGGGCTTCGTCACCCTTGGCCAGCGCCTGGCTCAGGGCGTGGACCTCGGCGCGCAGCCGCGCCGTTTCCTGTTCCAGGCGAGTCACCTTGCCGAGCATTTCCTGTTCGTTCATCGTACCGTCCTTTAATCGAGAAGCAGCGCTTTCCGGCGAATCAAGTTGGAAATCGCTTCCTTATCATCGGCAGACAAATCAACGAACTCAATGCCCATTCCCGGATTCAGGTTTTTCCCGTTCGGTTTGTATTCGTTGATCCAGGCGACCTTGCCGGTGGCCTCGATGGCGCGACCGTCCTCGTCGGGCAAGGTGAAGCGCAGGCTGAGCCGCGTGCCGATCGGCAAGGGGTTGCGGGTCGCCAGAAAAATGCCGCCGCGGCTGACGTTCGAGGTGTACTCGAAGAGAAACGTGTCCTCGGACAACAGTTCGTAGTCGACGCGGGCCTTGAGGGGCAGGCGGGTATCGCGGCGTTTTTCCAATTTGGGAGCGGCCTTTTTGGCTCCCGGCTTCGGTCTTTCCGCCATGACAGTGCCTCCTTTTAGTTGTTGGTCGCCGTTAATCGAAACGTGGCCTGCGACCGCACCGCGTCATCCATCGACCAGATCACGTGATAATCGCCCGGCTGGTACCACACCACCGTTTCGGAAAAACCGAATTCGCGCCCGAAAAATTCCATCGACCAGCTTTCGTCGGCCACCGTCTCCCCGTCGGGGCCCAAAACCTGCCACCGCACCTGGTGCCGTCCCGCCGCCTTGTCCAGCACGAAGCTGCAATACATCCGCGTGCCGACCGTCTGATCGCCGCCGTTGCCGGTGGCGTTGCGCGTGTTGGGATTGTAACCGGTGCCGATCTGGGCGCGCGCCACAAATCCCGGCGACGGCTCCACGACGGCTTCGTCGGTCACCGACAGCGCCGCGGTCAGGGCGGCGATGCCGGGATTGTCCGGGTCCAGGATCCACATCGCGTGCAGGCAATCGAGCGCTTCGACCGGTTCCTGCAAATCCTTGGCCCGCAGCATTCCCAGGGTCAGCCAGACGTCCGCCTGGCGCGGATTGACGGCCAGCGCCTGCTCGAGCTGCACCGCCGCGACGTCGGGCATGTTGCGGACGAGGTAAAAATCGGCCATGCGCCGGTATTCGAATTCGTCGCCCTCGCCCTCGCCGGTCGCTTCCAGCGCGAAAACCTCGACGGGCACTTGTTTCGGATCCGCCAGCAGCTTGCGGCCTTCCAGCGCGTACCGCCGGGCGGCCTGGGGCAGATTCAGGCGAAGCAGCAACCGGCTCAGCACCAGCGGCGGCCGCGGATCCTGGGACACGAGGCTGCCGGCCTTGAACAGTTCGGTCACCGCGCCGGACAGGTCGTTTTCCCGTTCGAGGTTGCGGGCGTAGGCCAGGTAGACCGAAGTCAGCAGTTTGCGGTTGTCCTCGTCGTCCGGTTTGAGACGATACGCGCCGCGCGCCGCTTCCAGAGCGGGCATCATCATGCCCTGGCCGAGACGGACGATCGCCAGCGATTGCATCACGTCGGGTTGTTGCGGGGCGAGGCGGGACGCGCTGACCAGTTCTTTTTCGGCGTTGTCGAATTCTTCCCGCCAGATCCAATATTGCGCGAGGATCAAATGGCCTTCCCAGCGATCGGGGTATTCCTGGATGATCTGCCGGGCGATCATCGCGGCTTCGCGGTTTTGATTGATTTTGCGCAGCGAGATCGCTTCGTAAATCATGGCCTCGGGGCGCATCGGAAAGTGCGCGACGTCCACCTGCCGCGCCTGGCTCAGCAGATTGGCCGCTTCGGCCCAGTGGCCGGCCCGGTAATATTCGACGCCTTCCTCATAGAGTTTACGCGCGGCCGGGCTGACGGGGCCCTGATAGTCCTTGGCCGCCTGCAGCGCCTCTTTGTATTGGCTAACCGCGGTTAATTTCTGGCTTTTTTCCGCGCACGCGACGAGGCTGCCGACGAGCAGCAACCCGATTGTCGCGTAAAACCAAATCGCGAGGTTGGGTTTTCGCATGGATTTTCCGTCCGTAGAGAAACCAGACGCCACCAAAAAGTTCGTTTAATTCAACTAGTTGTGTCCCGAATTGCGCTAACGCTAACACCCCCTTACTCCGCTTGTCAACATTTTTTGGTTCTTTATGCCGCAAAGATCACCATTCAACCGCTGGTGGGTCCCGAGTTTCGGACCACAATATTTTGTACGCGGGATTTGATCTTGAAGATCAATCGCCGACGGCGGCTTCAACTCAGTGAAATAATGGTTTTTTTGCTGTTGACTTAAAAGCCCGGGGTGATTAGTTTTCCGCCGCTAAGGCGGAAATTTCCGGCTAGTTACCAGTTTCCCCCGTGAGGGGGCCTTGCAACCACCGATAATGACGCCACGGCAAGAGTGGCGAAATTTAGATCATGGTTTAGCGAGTACCAGGAGGAGAAGCGATGAAGATTAGGCCGTTGCACGATCGAGTGATTCTGAAGCGACTGGAAGAGGAAACGGTTTCGAAGGGTGGCATCATCATCCCCGACTCCGCGAAAGAAAAGCCCGCGCAAGGCAAAGTGATCGCCGTCGGCACCGGCAAGGTGCTGGAGAACGGAACCAAGATCGAAATGAACGTCAAGGTCAACGATCGCGTGCTGTTCAGCAAATACGCCGGCACCGAGGTCAAGATCGAAGGCGAGGAATACCTGATCATGCGCGAGGACGATCTCCTCGGCGTTATCGAATAAACCACGGCCCCGTTGGGCTTAACGGAATACGGAAAGCAGGA includes these proteins:
- a CDS encoding methyl-accepting chemotaxis protein, whose translation is MAPSTDNRRRHYFIDKGFQSKYVALLIVFIVSLGIAGILILVLGSGSEATATPAGKADLNGALVAMVMVVLVFVILTVWYGIRFSHRVVGPIYAFNRHLNWLREGNYTRDLHLREKDEFQNLANVFNSTQAAMRQRTREDIEVMSRVETGLTQLGDILHHENFNNEQAANLIKRLHQELEAARVKNEGLITP
- a CDS encoding HD domain-containing protein, whose amino-acid sequence is MNEQEMLGKVTRLEQETARLRAEVHALSQALAKGDEALATTEIRLKLAYLATIQALVRAIEAKDPYTVGHSAMVAKVAVSVARQLGLSDDERERIRIAATLLDIGKIGVPGAILVKEEELSAEELSALREHVKIGAQIVEPVIYPWDISSLLYQHHERLDGSGYPEGLRGDDIEFEARVLALADAFVAMLANRAYRKAHDEKEVMKYFYDQAGKTFDDACVAALAQLLAGDEELRRDLEHFNAALSQ
- a CDS encoding TIGR02266 family protein; the encoded protein is MAERPKPGAKKAAPKLEKRRDTRLPLKARVDYELLSEDTFLFEYTSNVSRGGIFLATRNPLPIGTRLSLRFTLPDEDGRAIEATGKVAWINEYKPNGKNLNPGMGIEFVDLSADDKEAISNLIRRKALLLD
- a CDS encoding co-chaperone GroES, translated to MKIRPLHDRVILKRLEEETVSKGGIIIPDSAKEKPAQGKVIAVGTGKVLENGTKIEMNVKVNDRVLFSKYAGTEVKIEGEEYLIMREDDLLGVIE